A single window of Caldicellulosiruptor bescii DSM 6725 DNA harbors:
- a CDS encoding ABC transporter permease has translation MQFIKVYEILKMAIKSLYENRVRTFLSVLGVVIGTSSIIAAVGLVQTVSSSFAKQVKESGVDSLVLFLSYLPEHQNDYYELSEYLWKHKDLVLTITPKKSLSFEVLSSDNNKKRCEILLVKPNYYITESLQLVEGRFLSYLDEDRNNKVAVVFDDQKDKLFGKGQQVLGKKLWIKGNEFEVVGVVKKKQRLANISIGSASDISILVPFNVGESLFSSEISSQQFFIKCVSSEKNKEVQKIIEEFLTQKGFEKDDYSFIDGGEILQGVISVSYLLSALLGGVATVSLIVSGIGITNIILVSVTERTKEIGIRKAVGAKIRDIRFQFLVESSIISILGGIMGIVLGIVVVYAVIPNLMNDVQPTISTFWILLALGVSGFVGVFSGWAPAERAARLEPSIALRYE, from the coding sequence ATGCAGTTTATTAAAGTTTATGAAATTTTAAAGATGGCAATAAAATCACTTTATGAAAACAGGGTTCGAACCTTTCTAAGTGTACTTGGAGTGGTTATAGGGACAAGTTCTATAATTGCAGCTGTTGGGCTTGTCCAAACAGTTAGCAGTAGTTTTGCAAAACAAGTTAAAGAGAGCGGTGTAGATAGTCTGGTTCTTTTTCTCTCTTATCTGCCAGAACATCAAAACGATTATTATGAATTGTCAGAGTATTTGTGGAAACACAAAGATTTAGTATTGACAATTACACCTAAGAAAAGTCTCTCGTTTGAGGTCTTGAGTTCGGATAACAACAAAAAAAGATGCGAAATTCTGTTGGTAAAACCTAATTATTATATCACAGAAAGTCTTCAACTTGTTGAGGGAAGGTTTTTAAGTTATTTAGACGAAGATAGAAATAACAAAGTTGCAGTAGTGTTTGATGATCAAAAGGATAAACTTTTTGGGAAGGGGCAGCAGGTTTTAGGTAAGAAGTTATGGATTAAAGGAAATGAATTTGAAGTTGTAGGCGTAGTAAAAAAGAAACAGAGATTGGCAAATATATCTATTGGAAGTGCTTCTGATATTAGTATTTTAGTACCTTTCAACGTGGGCGAAAGTTTATTTAGTTCAGAGATATCATCACAACAATTTTTTATAAAATGTGTAAGTTCAGAAAAAAATAAGGAGGTTCAAAAAATTATAGAAGAATTTTTGACTCAAAAAGGATTTGAAAAAGATGATTACTCTTTTATAGACGGAGGAGAAATTTTGCAAGGTGTTATTTCAGTTTCGTACTTACTCAGTGCGCTACTTGGAGGAGTTGCTACGGTATCTCTTATTGTCAGTGGAATAGGAATTACAAATATCATCTTAGTATCTGTTACTGAGAGGACAAAAGAGATAGGTATACGAAAAGCTGTTGGAGCTAAAATAAGAGATATTCGTTTTCAATTTTTAGTTGAATCTTCCATAATTTCTATTTTAGGTGGTATAATGGGCATAGTGTTAGGAATAGTAGTTGTATATGCTGTTATTCCTAATCTAATGAACGATGTTCAACCCACAATTTCAACATTTTGGATCTTACTTGCTCTGGGTGTATCGGGCTTTGTT
- a CDS encoding efflux RND transporter periplasmic adaptor subunit gives MKKNKRSFFIVGYFVIIILILSSVYLFTRYLSKFAEKSTVSNQKTVKVIRMPIKEKIVLRGIVRAEEKAIYSLVSGMVRKVYVREGDYVKKGKLLAYIDASNKVSELKKKEKELEKLSNEIKKFQDKLEKYKFSSTFDGQVQEIYVTEGESVSLGANLFKIVNNKSLFLTVAFPSWLFNSIRVGQRLKVVLTEYDIETEGFVDAKSSLFYVNDNGQSVFDVKICVDNEGRSLPSGAKAFCVITSKNPYQEIRSVNEGILKMDEIVIKSEVEGRIKKIFVKQYDRIKKGDILIEFFDQDIKEQIDGLKDQIDETKEAIETLKKEINNCKVMSPINGVISNLNISEGKLINMGDSICSVWSTNDLIFESKISEYDVYKVKKGDRVKINFAPHSSYIPESEIDGIVESINPRPLDEELSQNVSWFNIKIRFYNENIKRGTHATAEIEVIRKKNAICVPIEAVRKEGDKYFVYVKKFNNESLKKIKEDDKISDELGTKESYYAGCEKREVKLGISDEHHVEILEGLKEGEEVVLPQTYKTTP, from the coding sequence GTGAAGAAAAACAAAAGGAGTTTTTTCATAGTTGGATATTTTGTAATTATAATTCTCATTCTGAGCAGTGTGTATTTATTTACTAGATATCTTAGTAAATTTGCTGAAAAAAGTACAGTTTCGAATCAAAAGACAGTAAAAGTTATTAGAATGCCAATTAAAGAGAAGATTGTACTAAGAGGTATTGTCAGAGCAGAGGAAAAAGCAATTTATAGTTTAGTTTCTGGGATGGTTCGTAAGGTGTATGTTCGTGAAGGAGATTACGTCAAAAAGGGAAAGCTGTTAGCTTATATAGATGCTTCTAATAAGGTATCTGAACTCAAAAAGAAAGAAAAGGAATTGGAAAAACTCTCAAATGAAATTAAAAAGTTTCAAGATAAATTAGAAAAATACAAATTTAGCTCTACTTTTGATGGACAGGTGCAAGAAATATATGTGACCGAGGGAGAGAGTGTTTCTTTGGGAGCTAATCTTTTCAAAATTGTAAATAATAAATCTTTATTTTTAACAGTAGCGTTTCCTTCGTGGCTATTTAATAGTATTCGTGTTGGCCAAAGATTAAAAGTTGTTCTTACTGAATATGATATAGAGACAGAAGGATTTGTTGATGCAAAGAGTTCTTTATTTTACGTAAACGACAATGGGCAATCGGTATTTGATGTTAAAATTTGTGTTGACAATGAAGGAAGAAGTTTGCCATCTGGAGCAAAGGCCTTTTGTGTTATAACATCAAAAAATCCTTATCAAGAAATAAGAAGTGTTAATGAAGGTATTTTAAAAATGGACGAGATAGTTATAAAATCCGAGGTTGAAGGAAGGATAAAGAAAATATTTGTAAAACAATATGACAGGATAAAAAAAGGGGATATTTTAATTGAATTCTTTGACCAAGATATTAAAGAGCAGATAGATGGACTAAAAGATCAGATTGACGAAACTAAAGAGGCAATAGAGACCTTGAAAAAAGAGATAAATAATTGTAAGGTAATGTCACCCATAAATGGAGTGATTAGCAATCTCAATATTTCTGAAGGTAAGCTAATTAATATGGGTGATAGTATTTGTTCTGTATGGAGCACAAATGACTTAATATTTGAATCTAAGATATCGGAGTATGATGTTTACAAAGTAAAAAAAGGTGATAGAGTGAAGATAAATTTTGCACCTCATAGTAGCTATATACCTGAAAGTGAGATAGACGGGATTGTGGAATCAATTAATCCAAGACCATTAGATGAAGAGTTATCTCAGAATGTTTCATGGTTTAACATAAAAATAAGATTTTACAATGAAAATATCAAGAGAGGGACACATGCCACAGCAGAAATAGAAGTTATAAGAAAAAAGAATGCAATTTGTGTACCCATTGAAGCTGTAAGGAAAGAAGGAGATAAGTACTTTGTATATGTAAAAAAATTTAATAATGAGAGCTTGAAAAAAATTAAAGAAGACGATAAAATCTCTGATGAACTTGGCACAAAAGAAAGTTACTATGCAGGCTGTGAAAAAAGAGAAGTTAAACTTGGTATTAGTGATGAGCATCACGTAGAAATTTTAGAAGGTTTAAAAGAAGGTGAGGAAGTAGTACTTCCTCAGACCTACAAAACTACACCTTAA
- a CDS encoding ABC transporter ATP-binding protein, producing the protein MEKLKSIKSLMPFVKPHVRIGLIGFLILQIYTILINVAPIISKQLVEDLITRISLQKLMKQLIMFSLVWLLQPVTSYLSSLMIIRFKERIVQELRNEFFKKVLYSPITVFEKSPPGTILTRILNETEEIGEFIQDLINNFTKNIIIIIFSFSIMLWLSPFLTVVLAMILFLFAVFILKKGHQIGILQKESQLLIDRMNTFVPSVIRNIVSINLNNAQNFIFNKFNEINSKLRDLSVQIFAKIMLLSTYTALFAIVAIIIIYVGGSIVIINGHSTVGMIVALSMYFQNLIAASSELFDSGIEFRRLFPLIERLNEFLLNNTNNIKIENTSEMLHFGELDFKIVIEDLWFKYENSDSYVLQGINLIIEPNSIIGIIGESGCGKSTFLKLLCGLYKPERGSITICGKNISKIDFREFWRYVSYIPQEAELIYNLSIRENIKLSNLNKVDNDIENICEILKINKKIIKLPYGYDTMYDEKINFSGGEKQRILLARELLKEAKILLFDEPTSSLDEENERILCEILKELKENRIIIIVSHRKKILEYADKIFTLNNGRLFEMNFTF; encoded by the coding sequence ATGGAGAAGTTAAAGTCAATAAAATCATTAATGCCTTTTGTTAAACCGCATGTTAGGATAGGTTTAATTGGATTTCTCATTCTACAAATTTATACAATATTAATAAATGTTGCTCCGATTATTTCAAAACAATTAGTTGAAGATTTGATAACAAGAATATCTTTACAAAAATTAATGAAACAGTTAATCATGTTTTCTTTGGTGTGGCTTTTGCAACCAGTGACCTCATACTTAAGTTCCTTGATGATAATACGATTTAAGGAAAGAATAGTGCAGGAGTTAAGAAATGAATTTTTTAAAAAAGTTCTTTATTCTCCTATCACTGTTTTCGAAAAAAGTCCTCCGGGAACTATATTAACACGTATTTTGAATGAGACAGAAGAGATTGGAGAATTTATTCAAGATTTAATCAACAATTTTACGAAAAATATAATTATAATTATATTTTCCTTTTCTATAATGCTTTGGTTATCACCATTTTTGACCGTTGTTTTAGCGATGATTTTGTTTTTATTTGCTGTTTTCATACTTAAGAAAGGACATCAAATAGGAATATTGCAAAAAGAGTCTCAGCTTTTGATAGATAGAATGAATACTTTTGTACCAAGTGTAATTAGAAATATAGTTTCGATTAATTTAAACAATGCCCAGAATTTTATATTTAACAAATTTAATGAAATAAACAGTAAATTGAGAGATTTATCAGTTCAGATTTTTGCTAAAATAATGTTGTTATCTACCTATACTGCTCTGTTTGCTATAGTGGCTATTATCATTATATATGTTGGGGGCTCAATAGTAATTATAAATGGGCATTCAACTGTGGGAATGATCGTAGCTTTAAGTATGTATTTTCAGAATCTTATTGCTGCAAGTAGTGAGCTGTTTGATAGTGGAATTGAATTTAGAAGATTATTTCCTTTAATTGAAAGGCTAAATGAATTTTTATTAAATAATACCAACAATATTAAAATAGAAAATACTTCTGAAATGTTGCATTTTGGAGAATTGGATTTTAAAATTGTTATAGAGGATTTGTGGTTTAAATATGAAAATTCTGACTCTTATGTACTTCAAGGAATAAACTTGATAATAGAACCAAATTCAATAATTGGAATAATCGGTGAGTCTGGGTGCGGCAAATCAACTTTTCTGAAGTTACTGTGTGGCTTGTATAAACCTGAGAGAGGAAGTATTACAATTTGCGGGAAGAATATTTCCAAAATTGATTTTAGAGAATTTTGGAGATATGTAAGTTATATACCTCAAGAAGCAGAATTGATTTACAACTTATCTATAAGAGAGAATATAAAATTATCAAATCTGAATAAAGTGGACAATGATATAGAAAATATTTGTGAAATTTTAAAAATAAATAAAAAAATTATTAAGCTTCCTTATGGTTATGACACTATGTATGATGAAAAAATTAATTTTTCTGGAGGTGAGAAGCAAAGAATACTCCTTGCAAGGGAGTTATTAAAAGAGGCAAAAATTTTGCTTTTTGATGAACCAACTTCTTCGCTTGATGAGGAAAATGAGAGAATTTTATGTGAGATATTGAAAGAGCTCAAAGAGAATAGAATTATAATTATTGTAAGTCATAGAAAAAAGATATTAGAATATGCAGATAAGATTTTTACTTTAAACAATGGCAGACTGTTTGAAATGAATTTTACGTTTTAA
- a CDS encoding CPBP family intramembrane glutamic endopeptidase has translation MKKVKNNIVKNIITNMVCNLKNKKEKILYLYLEISALIFVPTIVYLAWLLLYCAIMDKSYVSYVEYSSLKELLLQYSIPFTICFGLFPLLFMVLIKKKKINELNLTIKNNKWYYFTLIVSLLVASFVFFLASKNTDMNTFREVITHNFFVSLTEELLTRGIILNELLGVFNPFTSIVLDGLVFGFILHCGGDMTINTLVRFPIGLILSFISYKTKSIHSCIILHWTYNVGVELLGL, from the coding sequence ATGAAAAAAGTTAAAAATAATATTGTAAAAAATATAATAACGAACATGGTTTGTAATCTTAAAAATAAAAAGGAAAAAATCTTATATTTATATTTAGAAATAAGCGCACTAATTTTTGTACCTACTATAGTGTATTTGGCTTGGCTTTTGCTTTATTGCGCAATAATGGACAAATCTTATGTGTCTTATGTAGAATATTCTTCTTTAAAGGAGCTATTATTGCAATACTCAATACCATTCACAATTTGCTTTGGATTATTTCCCTTATTATTTATGGTGTTGATAAAAAAGAAAAAGATAAATGAACTGAATTTAACAATTAAAAATAATAAATGGTACTATTTTACATTGATTGTATCTCTATTAGTGGCCAGCTTTGTGTTTTTCTTAGCGAGTAAAAACACAGACATGAATACATTTAGAGAAGTAATTACACACAATTTTTTTGTAAGTTTAACCGAAGAATTGTTAACAAGGGGTATTATATTGAATGAATTGTTAGGTGTGTTTAATCCTTTTACAAGCATTGTCCTTGATGGGTTAGTATTTGGATTTATTCTCCACTGTGGTGGAGATATGACGATTAATACTTTAGTACGTTTTCCCATTGGTTTGATTTTGTCTTTTATATCATATAAAACAAAAAGCATTCATTCATGTATTATTTTGCATTGGACTTATAATGTGGGAGTAGAATTACTAGGATTATAA